CTCACGATACTCGCGACTTTGACTTTGCAAAGAAGTTCAACCTCCCGGTTATCTGCATTATGGAACCGGACGCTAGCTGCCCCGAAGATGTTCGCCCGAAGGTTCTCGCTGGCGAAGCTTGCTGGGCTGCCGATGGCACCTACATCAACAGCGAAAATGCAACGCTCTGCCTCAACGGTCTCAACAAGAAGCAGGGTATCGCCAAGGTGATCGAATGGCTCGAAGCCAACAAGATCGGTAAGGCAACCGTGAACTACAAGCTCCGCGACTGGCTCTTCAGCCGTCAGCGCTACTGGGGCGAACCGTTCCCGATTATCCACTGGGAAGATGGCGAAATCTCTACCGTCGATGATTCCGAACTGCCGGTGCTGTTGCCGGAACTCAAGGACTACAAGCCGGGTGACGGCGGTCAGTCTCCGCTCGCGAACGCCACCGAATGGCTCCAGGTCGTCGATAAGAACGGCCGCAAGGGTATCCGCGAAACGAACACCATGCCGCAGTGGGCTGGTTCTTGCTGGTATTACCTCCGCTACATCGACGCTTGCAACGGCGACGCATTTGTGGCAAAGGAACTTGAAAAGTACTGGATGCCGGTCGACCTCTATGTGGGTGGTGCCGAACACGCCGTGCTTCACTTGCTCTACAGCCGTTTCTGGCACAAGGTCTTGTTCGATCTCGGCCTCGTCTCTACCGACGAACCGTTCCAGAAGCTCTTCAACCAGGGCATGATTCTTGCCTTCGCATACGAAGATGCTGCTGGCTCCAAGGTCCCGACTGACGAAGTCGAAGAAAAGAACGGCAAGTACTTCAAGAAGGGTACGGACATCGAGCTCAAGCAGATTGTGGCTAAGATGAGTAAGTCCCTCAAGAACGTCGTGAACCCCGATGACGTTGTTCGCGACTACGGTGCCGATAGCCTTCGCTTGTACGAAATGTTCATGGGCCCGCTGGACGCTGTGAAGCCGTGGCAGACCAAGGGCATCGAAGGCATGAACCGCTTCCTCGGCCGCGCCTGGCGCTCCGTGGTGGGTGACGACGATGCTGCTCCGGTTTATGTTGACGAAACCGCTCCGGAAGCAATCGAAAAGGTGATGCACCAGACCGTTATCAAGGTCACAAGCGACATCGAAAACATGAGCTTCAACACCGCCATTAGCCAGTTGATGATCTTCAACAACGAAATGATGAAGATGGACAAGCGCTACCGCGAGCCGTGCGAAACCTTTGTGAAGTTGCTGCACCCGTTTGCCCCGCACATCGCCGAAGAAATGTGGAGCATCCTCGGTCACAACGAATCGCTCACGAACGTCGCCTGGCCGGAAGCCGACCATTCCAAGGCCGTGGAAAACACCGTGGAAGTCGTGTTCCAGGTGAACGGCAAGGTCCGCGCCAAGGCATCTGTTGCCAAGGACTTGGACAAGGCCGAACTTGAGAAACTCGCTCTTGACAACGAACGCGTGAAGGAATTTACCAAGGGAATGACTGTCGTCAAGTCGATTGTTGTGCCGGGTAAGTTGGTCAATATCGTTGTCAAGCCGGCATAATATTGAGCCTGCCCCGGACTTGTTCCGGGGTGGTTCCGGGCAAGCTCGTGAACATCGTGGTTAAATAAGACTAGTGTGTCATCCTGAGCGGAGGCGCGCCGCGCCGAAGTCGAAGGATCCTGTGATTTATAAGAAGACCGTAGCTTAACTGCTGCGGTCTTTTTTATTTCTTGAACAAAATGTATTTTTTCACTATAATAAATGTTTTATTATGGAAGTTGATTATGCTTAACGATATGAAAAAAATGTATTGCGAAGAATCGGATAAATTTCTCTATCATTATACGAAAATAGATGTTCTTCAACATATTTTTAACGATCCGAATGGAGTAAAAGTAAATTTACGGTTTACTGATTATCATTTTCTTAATGATGCCGATGAAGGAATTTGGTTCTATAATTTCTTAAAGAATCATAAAAAAGATGTTGTAAATATTTTCGAAAAGGAAAATGAACGGGAATATTGCGAATTTGCTATTGACAATTTTTTGGGGTATGAGAGTTATTTCTATCGCCTTAATGAACATTATGGTAAACATTATTCATTTTCATTGTCTGAGATGAAGGATTCTATGCAGTTTTGGCGACAGGATTATGCGAACGAAAATGGTGTCGCCCTTCGTTTTAATACAGAGTTGTATAAAGATAAGAACAATGATCTTCCATATCCTGTTCCTGAACTAGAATGTGTTCATTATCTTGGAAATGATACCATGAAACAAATCTTTTCAGAATTTATAAAAATAGTTACAGATGAAGCTGATTTGATAAAATATAAAGAAGAAATTGATAAAGACGGCGAACCTATTGTTGATATGCAAGGGGCTTCTGTCCTAAATAGGGCTCCGTTTTGGGTGATAAAAAATAGCGTATGGAAATCGGAACGGGAATGGCGTTTGACGAAGTCTGTGGGGGCTCTAAATCGATCTGTTTATAATCAAGAACATGAAAAAAGTGATTTTGAACAAAAGTTTGAAGTGGACGAAAAATGTATTCCGCGATACAGGATGGACATTCGAAATCCATTTGATGAAATTATATTAGGACCATCTTTTTCTGATTATTATATTGATTCTGTGAAGGTTTGGCTTGAATTACATAATTATAAGGATGTTGATATTTCTAAGAGCTTGGGACATGAGCGTCGGAAAATTTGATTATGTGTTGAATAAGCTCTCTTTCTTAATGTACTGCTTTTTTGTGATGTGACTTATCGCTTTTAGGTTGTGAAAAATTCCGTTGAAGTCGTGTCCCTAGAGAACGGCGAAATTGTTGTGTGGTCCATCGTGGTCCCGGTCAAACTTGTGAATATTGTGGCGAAGTAAGTTGTTGGGAAAGGGACGCTTAGAAATTAGATGCTTGTGTACGGACTAGGAATTCCGAACAAAAAAATGGTGTATTTTAATGAATGGTTGAATTTAATTCAATTGAAAGATGTATATTAGCGTAAATTCATAATAGAATTGGTTTATAAAATATTGGAGAAATGATGAATTCTTTAAATGAGATCGCGATCTGTTTGGAAAATATAAGCTTTTTTGAATGGATTGTTTCTTTTATGACAAGGGGTATTATGCTTGGTCTCTTTTTAGTGATTCCTGTACTTATTGTATTGGTTCAAATGATTCGTTTTTTGATATCTGATTCCGCTGTGAAAGATGAAAACAAGAATTTGCCAAAAGGAAAAACTATAAATATCAAAAATATGGGGAAAGCAGACTTGTCGAATAAAGACTTCTCCAATTTGATGTGCAATTCGGCAAGTGTTGTTTTGGATGAGAGAAACCGTCGAACGGAACTAATGAAGTCGTATGTAATTGTTCCTTTGGAAATGTACTTCTATGTTCTTTTTATGTTAGGTGCAATTTATGTTATGGGAAAGTTTTTTGAAGCTTATCAAGATAATCCCATATTAGGTGTGAAAAAATTAGTGGACTGCCTTCATAAGGATTGGATTGCTGCAGTTTTTCTTTTTGGACTATTTATGCATAGAGTTGTCATAAAGAAGATTGATGATATTATAGAAATTCAAGGTATTAAATTTAAAAATAAAAAAAAGTGAGGCTTGAATGAATGGAACTGTAGCTGCAAATACCGTACTAATTATAAGAAATTTTTGGGGTAATGGTACTATTGTAGAAGTTAATCTCAATGCGCCAAACTTGCGTGCTTTTTGGATTAACAATCATGATGAAGCTGACGATGAAATTTCAACAGATTGTGAAATTAATCAAGGCGAATCCATTCATGTGATTGCTAATAATCGTCGAAATGTTATATTGTATAACAATAGTGCAGAAGCGCATGATTATGATATTTCTTTTTATGTTGCTGGGTTGCCATTGGGGGCAATGTCTGCAACATCTGGTTTTTAAAAATGGATAAAGCTAAACTCATAAAGACAATAAATCAAAAGGGCTTTCGGAATAGCCTTATTTCTATCTATTATAATATTGGCAGAGCTTTGCCGTTTCGTGCACAGCGATTTCCTGATGGACGCGTGTCCGATTGGTATCGGTCGCAGTTTGTAGAAGTTCACGATGTAAAACCTGGTGGTAAGGGCGGAAAATATGGACATGCTTATGGTTTTTATTTCAGAAATGGAGAACGTGCGGACGCAGTGGAAAATAATCCCGAGCAAAGCTGGTGCAAAATGAGTGATGCTGAGCCGAAAGGAATCCCGTGTGCGGCCTGTGGATCATGGGTGCTTTTGGATATTTTGGGGAAGGCTACGGCAGAGCCGGCAAAAATTTATGGTGTAAAAGATGTGTTGGATGTTGGCAAGCATAAGGGAGAAACCTTATCTGAGGTTATTTGCTATGATTGGGGATGGGTAAAATGGGCTAAAGCAAATGCGGAACACATCTTTTTTGATGAGGATGAAGTGATTGAAGAAAGGAATAAGAGTATCAAACATCTTCATTTAGATGATGTATTAACTTATGGAAAATATAAAGGGCAAAGTATTAGAAATATTGCTCATATCGATATTGATTATCTTAGGTGGCTGGCTATGAATGACGAGAATTTTATCTTTGATTTTAAGGAATTGTTATAATATCTTTCAAAGAGTGTGTCATCCTGAGCGAAGGCGCGCCGCGCCGAAGTCGAAGGATCCAGTGATTTACAAAAGACCGTAGCTTAATCGCTGCGGTCTTTTTTATGGAGAGAAATGCGTTTCCTTAGCTTGGTTTGCGTCTAACCCTTATGAATGCCATTTTTTGCGAAAAAATGTACTTTTCGTAATCTTTTTTGAACATTTCGCTTGTTTTGTGTTATTTTAAAGGGTGATTTTTTTGCTCGTGCCTTCTAAGTGAAGTAAAAGATGGAGAAAACGATGAATTTCGATGAAAAATTGGCTAATTCTGCGGCGAATAGAGCTTTGTATGATCGTGTTTCTCGTTATGGGAGTGCCGCTGCACTCGATTTAGCGGCATACGATGGCAAAGGAGGATATGTCGAGCAATGCAAGCGTAGTCTAAAGAGTATCTCTGAGAGTAAGTTTGAAAAAAATGTGGACGAAACGCTTCGCGAGAAAATTATAAAACAGCAAGCAGGTTTTTCGGCAGAAGTTATCGAAACGACAAAGATCAACAAACAGCGGATTATCAACGGCGAGAAGGTCCGCAATTTTCGCATGGATGATCTTGGCAAAACTAATGACCAGTTGGTTGATACCGTTGATGCGGTGCAAATGTCCGATGGCTCATGGAAAGAAGTCGCAGGTACCGGCGTCCAGATGAAATTTATTGGTAAAAACGGCGGTGAAACATTTGATAAACTATGTAGTGCAAAGCATGAAAAGTATTACGCGAGTGGAACTCCTGTCAAAATTCCCAAAGACTTTTACGCAGAATTTAAAGAAAGGGCAGATTCGAAAATCAATGGCTTGAAACAAGAAATTAAGACGCTGAACGCGCAAAAGGCAAGTCCGGATTTAATCGCCTTGAAAAAAGCCCAGCTTAAAAAATACGAGACCATCCGCCACAACACTTATGCTAGCGAAACTACAAACGAAGATGCCCTATTAGCCCGGACTAATCCAAAACGATATACTGCAAAATCCATGCTCGGGACTGCTCATGAGGCGGGTAAGGGAGCCGCGATGTCTGGTGTACTTATCGGCGGCGGCATGGCTATCGTCGGCAATCTGGATGCTGTGCTCAAAGGTAAACCCATTGACGAAGCTCTCAAAGAAGTTGCCGCCAAGTCCGCAACATCGGCTGTTCGCTCATACGCTGTAGCAAGCGGGGCAACGCTTATCGAAGGCGGTGTTCAGCATTACAAAAGTGAACTTCCCAAGCTGTTAAAAAATGCCAAGGCCCCCACAGAAATAGCAGGTTTCGTAGTCGATGCCGCTTCGGCTTTTTATAACTACTACAACGGAAGTATCTCCGGCGTGGATTGTATGAAGCAACTTGCTACTAGTGCTACGCTTGCTTTAGCAAACTTGACTCCCGTTGGTCAAGCTGTATTTATTGCGCGAACCGTCTATACATTGTCAACTATCAGCGTTACAGTCATCAAAGACGCGTTAAAGGCTCCCAAAATCGCAAGAGAACGCCGTATTCAAATCGAGCTAGAATGTCGAGAGCAAATCCAAGCAATGAAGGCGTTCCGAGAAGAATTTGAACATAACACGCTAGCGTGGGTTGACGAAAAAACAAATGTTTTCAAGACGGCTCTCGATGCTATGGACAATGCACTGCAAGTGAATGATGTCGATGCATTTATTTGCGGAGCGAACCAAATCACCCATGCAATGGGAGGCCAAACGCAATTCAGCAACTGTAAAGAATTTAACCGTTTGATGGAATCAGACGAACCCTTTATTCTCTAACGAACTCAATAAGGAGTAAAATATGCCTATACCATTAATTGTTGGCGGCATCGTCGCAGGGCTTGTCGGAGTCAAAAAAGCTTACGATGCTCATGAAACGAGCAAATGTGCCGAAAGTATAGATAGCCGTGCTCATTACGAACGTGAATGCGCAAAAGAGGATGCAGAAAGACGTCGCGTAGAATGTCAAAAGTCTTTGGAAAAGTTGGGATCCACTAAATTCGATATTTTGAATAACGGAATAGCTCAATTCGTCCGAGCCTTCAAAAAAGTCAAAAATATCGACGAACGCAATAGTGTAGGGCTTGACGAACTTTCCAAATTGCTTTCTAAAGAAGAACTTGTCGAAATGCAAACGATGGGATCTCTGGCAGAAAGTGTCGCTAATGGTGCCGTTGGTGGCGTTGCCACAGGCGCTCTTGTCGCGCTTGGCGCTTATGGGGTGACATCCACCTTTGGCGTCACTGCTACAACAGGGGCTCTGATTAGTAACTTGTCTGGAGCTGCAGCTACCAAAGCGACTCTCGCGTCCCTTGGTGGTGGAGCTTTGTCTGTAGGTGGCCTTGGAGTTGTTGGCGGCAAGATGGTTCTTGGAAGCGTCGCTTTAGGGCCGGCTCTTGCCGTTATGGGTTTTGTCATGAACGCCAAGGCTGAAGAAAAATTGGAAAATGCGCGAGCCAACCGTGCAAAGTCCGAACAATATGTAGAACAGTGCAGAACCCTCTGTTCCACATACTTGTGCATCAAAATGAGAAGCGATACCATTTCGGGTATTCTCAATAAATTGAGGAGTCGCCTGATGTCCGCTAATAGGACTATTGAACGCATTATTGCACGCTACGAAGATAGTACCGGTACAGCAGATTTCCGTAGTTTTAGTGACGACGAAAAAAAGTCGCTGGCCGCCGCGGCAGCTTTGGCAAAATCTGTCAAGAGTATTTTGGATACACCCGTCTTGACTCAGGATGGAAAACTGACTCCTCAGTCTGAAATCATTGCCGAAGCTGATTACGACGATGATGACATGGACTAATGCCGTCAGAACACTTTAAATGCGATTGCTGTGGCCTATGCTGCCGTTCCCTGAAAAAAGTTCCCGCCCTAGCGGACTTTGACAGGGGCGACGGTGTTTGTGTTAATCTTGGCGACGACAATTTGTGCAAGGTGTACAATAGTCGTCCCGAAATTTGCAATGTTGAATTAATGTACGAACGCTTCTTTTCGAGCTACTGCTCAAAGGAGGAGTTCTATAAGATTAATGAAGAACAATGCAAGAAAATAAAAGAAGATTTTTTCTGAAAAGTCAGAAAGATGAATGGAATGTATTCGTTCTTTTTTTAATATACACTCTCCAACTGTCATAATCTGTCAATCGGAACTGTTGCGGATTTTCTAGATTATTTAGCGCGAAAATAATGCGGAGTCTGGAACCGTCAAAAAACGAATGAGCTTTTTTTTGTTAGATTTCGGACTTGATTACTGTGTCTATCTTTTGAGAGATTGATAATGGCAAAGTGGAATATCATGGACTTGTTCGCTGGCGCGGGAGGGGATCTATAGAAATTCAGATCGTAGCTTAATCGCTGCGGTCTATTTTTTTGAACAGGTCGATTAATCTTTACTTGTCCTGATGGTCAAGAATAAGCAAAATTGAAATTGGAGGGGGAATGTTGCAGCCGTACAAATTATATATTATGCGCACAAGGAGGTTTTAATGCATAAACTTTTGTATTTACTTTGTTTGGGATGTGCTTGTCGCTTGTGGAGATGATTCCAGTTCGTCACCGATTGTGCCGGAATCTTCCAGTTCTGAAATAATTGAGTCTTCGTCTGAGCAGAGCAGCTCTTCTATTCGGAGTTCTTCGGCAACATCTTCTTCTGTCGAAAGTTCTAGTTCAGCCCCTTATGTCGAGAAACACTTAGCGTGGGATTACCTGAATCCGGCGCTTTCCTACGGTGAGTTTACCGACGAGCGCGATGGGCACGTGTACAAGTACGTTGAGCTCGATGGCTACATCCGGTTCATGGCCGAAAACCTGAACTATGCGGATTCTGTTGCCAATCCGAATTTGTTGGGAAGTTCCTGGTGCCCTCTCAACAATCTGGATTCCTGTTCCAAGTATGGACGCTTCTATACTTGGGCGGCAGCCATGAATGTGGATCCCAAATACAACTATGAAGAATTTACTGGCAAAAAAGGGATGGCCATGAACGTAGAGTATCAGGGGCTTTGTCCTGATGGATGGTTCATGTATGCCGATAAATGGATTTGGAGTGAATATGTTTGGCGGCTTCAGCCTGTTGAATACTGTGCTCAGAAAGGCTGGAGGTATGAAGGCTGCACGAACGAGTTGGGCTTTACGGCCTTGCCTGGCGGCTATTATGAAGATGGCGAGTTTAAGGAAGTTGGCGAAAATTTCTACTACTGGTCTGTACAGGGCGGAGGCAAGGACACGGGAGGACGTGGCTCCCTATATTCAAAGTCAGGTGATTACGGCATTGATTTCGGCAGGAACATCAATTTTATGGTGGAGAAGACCGTAGGCGCGGCTGTTCGCTGCTACCAGACGATTCCCCAGGATCCGTGCGCCGAGCCGGATAATCCCTATTGCGAGGAATAGTAGTTCCGCTGCAGAAAGCTCGATCTCCGTCGTTGAGCCCTAAATCCGGGCAAGCTCGTGAACATCGTGGTTAAATAGTTGTTGTCATGCCCGCCACCGAGCGGGCACCGCCCTTTAAATATTAGAAAAAGCTCTGAAGTCCACCTTCAGGGCTTTCTTTTTGCTGTTTTTATATATTTTGTGAAACGGAAAATGATTGTCATCTAATGGAACTTTTTATGGAATGGAACGCCTCGGTCAAGAAACAAATTGAATCCCGCTTGATGGAAAAGGAAAGATCGCTTGCTGAATATGCCTGCAAGTCTGCGGCTGCGGTTCGCTATCACGAAGCGCAAGAAGATATCCGTCCGAACTTTTCCCGCGATGCAGACAAGATTATCCATTCCTATTGCTATAGCCGATACATTGACAAGACTCAGGCGTTTTACCTTGTTGAAAATGACCACATCACGCACCGAGTGCTGCACGTGCAACTGGTCGCAAAAATTGCAAGGACCATTGGGCGCTTTTTGAATCTGAACGAAGACTTGATTGAGGCGATTTCGCTAGGTCACGATGTGGGTCATACGCCTTTTGGACACGATGGCGAAAGGATTGTCTCGAAGTTTTTGCAAGAGCGCGGTGAAGGAATTTTTGAACACAACGTTCAAAGCTTTAGGCTGTTTCATGACCTTGAAGCGCACGGCAAAGGGCTGAACCTTACCGCACAAGTGCTCGACGGAATCATCTGCCACAACGGCGAAATCCTGAAAAATGAATACGGCTGCAACCGTAGCAAGACTCCAGAAAAACTGCTGGAAGAATACAGAAACAGCTTAAGCGGAACGCTGAAATCGAAAGAGATGGTCCCGATGACATTGGAAGGATGTGTCATGCGAATCTCGGACGTGATTGCGTACGTTGGCCGCGACATCGAAGATGCCATCATCTTGAAACTAGTGAAGCGCGAAGACATCCCCCAAGAAATTACGAAAGTTCTCGGTAGCAAAAATAGCGAAATCGTCAACACGCTTATTACAGACCTTGTCAACAATAGTCTAGACAAAGAAACTCTCGTCTTTTCGCCGGAAGTTTTTGATGCGCTTAATCAGCTGAAAAACTGGAACTACAAAAACATCTATTTGAATCCGAAAAAGTCAACCCAGGATGAAAAAATCAAGATGATGTTCCGGACTGTCTTGGAAGAATGCCTTGATGAACTCCAGTCTGGCGTGAAAAAGGCGACAGGAATCAATCACTGGTGTGAATCGCTAGGCGAAAAGTACAAAGAAACGACACCCCTCCCGCGCATTGTCGCCGATTACGTCTCTGGAATGACCGATGACTACCTGATGAACGCCTACAAGGAAATTGTGATGCCCAAGTCGTTCGGCGTGAGCTTTGGGGAAAAGTAATGTGCAAAAAAAATACCCAGCCGGCTTGGCTGGGTTTTTAATTAAAATTTGTTTAATGGTTATTTCGCTTCTGCTGCTTTTTCTTCCTTGTCCTTAGGCAATACCAAATTCAATACTACGGCGAGGATAAATACCACAGCGACGCAGTTTTCGGCGAAGATGGTCTGGATAATCTGCGGGAAGATTTTGAACATCTGCGATGCGGATGTGAATCCAAGCCCGGTGCTTAAGGACAAGCTAACGATAATCATGTTGCGTTGCGAGAAACCGCTTTTCGAAATCATGCCGAATCCTGCGAAGAGGATGGAGCCAAACATCATGATGGTGCAGCCGCCGAGAACGGCTTGCGGGATGGTCGTGAGGAGGGTCCCTACGGGCGGGAAGAGGCCGCCGAGGAGCATGATGCCTGCGCTTGTTGCGATGGCGAAGCGGTTCACGACGCCAGAGAGCGAGGCGAGGCCGACGTTCTGGCTGAAGGATGTAATCGGGGTGCAGCCGAAGAGTCCGGAAATGGAGCTAACAAAGCCGTCGCAGCTGATGGCGCCTCCCATTTCGACTTTGTGGATCTGGCGCTTGAGGGCCCCGCTGCAAAGGGCGCTGGAGTCACCGACGGTTTCCGTGGCGGACACGAGATAGATGGCGATGACGGAGAGGATGGCGCCCAAGTTAAATTCCGGGGTAAACGGGAGGAACTTGGGGAGTGCGAAAAAGCCGTTGTTTGTGATGCCCGAGAAATCGACCATGCCCATGCAGAGTGCGAGAATGTAACCGACAATAAGGCCGACGAGCACGGAGAGCGAACGGAGGAATCCCTTGGCGAAAACTTGCGTGAGTAAGCAGGTGAGGAGCGTGACGCTTCCGACAATCCAGTTCTGTGCAGAGCCGAAGTCAGCGGCTCCTTGGCCGCCTGCGAATGAATTGGCGCCGATGGGCAAAAGCGAGAATCCGATGGAGGTCACGACGGTGGCCGCGACGATGTGCGGGATGAGCTTGAGCCAGTATTTGGCGCAGAGGCCGAGAAGTCCTTCGACAATACCGCCAACGATGACGGCGCCCATGAGCGTTCCCATGCCTTGCGATACTCCGATGGAAATGGAGACGGAGAGGAATGTGAAACTGATGCCCATGACGATGGGGAGGCGGGAGCCGATTTTC
This genomic stretch from Fibrobacter sp. UWB16 harbors:
- the leuS gene encoding leucine--tRNA ligase, which codes for MAKYNPQEIETKWQAYWEEHQTFKTGEDKSKPKYYCLDMFPYPSGAGLHVGHPEGYTATDIICRYKRSRGFNVLHPMGWDAFGLPAEQYAIQTGTHPAITTKKNCDNFRRQIKRLGLSYDWNKEVNTTDPKYYKWTQWIFKRLYGTWFDEDQQKGRPIEELPIPADVEAKGAAEVRKYKDSKRLAYYADAQVWWCKHCKIVCANEEVLNDGSHEKCGTKEVERRNLKQWLMRIPLYGDRLLKGLDKLDWPQGVKDMQKNWIGKSYGAEVDFAIADAEGKPTEKKLRVYTTRCDTLFGATYMVVAPEHAMVPELTTAEQKAAVEEYVHAAALKSDLDRTELAKEKTGVFTGSYAVNPLTGTKIPVWVADYVLTGYGTGAIMAVPAHDTRDFDFAKKFNLPVICIMEPDASCPEDVRPKVLAGEACWAADGTYINSENATLCLNGLNKKQGIAKVIEWLEANKIGKATVNYKLRDWLFSRQRYWGEPFPIIHWEDGEISTVDDSELPVLLPELKDYKPGDGGQSPLANATEWLQVVDKNGRKGIRETNTMPQWAGSCWYYLRYIDACNGDAFVAKELEKYWMPVDLYVGGAEHAVLHLLYSRFWHKVLFDLGLVSTDEPFQKLFNQGMILAFAYEDAAGSKVPTDEVEEKNGKYFKKGTDIELKQIVAKMSKSLKNVVNPDDVVRDYGADSLRLYEMFMGPLDAVKPWQTKGIEGMNRFLGRAWRSVVGDDDAAPVYVDETAPEAIEKVMHQTVIKVTSDIENMSFNTAISQLMIFNNEMMKMDKRYREPCETFVKLLHPFAPHIAEEMWSILGHNESLTNVAWPEADHSKAVENTVEVVFQVNGKVRAKASVAKDLDKAELEKLALDNERVKEFTKGMTVVKSIVVPGKLVNIVVKPA
- a CDS encoding DUF2971 domain-containing protein, with product MLNDMKKMYCEESDKFLYHYTKIDVLQHIFNDPNGVKVNLRFTDYHFLNDADEGIWFYNFLKNHKKDVVNIFEKENEREYCEFAIDNFLGYESYFYRLNEHYGKHYSFSLSEMKDSMQFWRQDYANENGVALRFNTELYKDKNNDLPYPVPELECVHYLGNDTMKQIFSEFIKIVTDEADLIKYKEEIDKDGEPIVDMQGASVLNRAPFWVIKNSVWKSEREWRLTKSVGALNRSVYNQEHEKSDFEQKFEVDEKCIPRYRMDIRNPFDEIILGPSFSDYYIDSVKVWLELHNYKDVDISKSLGHERRKI
- a CDS encoding FISUMP domain-containing protein, giving the protein MLVACGDDSSSSPIVPESSSSEIIESSSEQSSSSIRSSSATSSSVESSSSAPYVEKHLAWDYLNPALSYGEFTDERDGHVYKYVELDGYIRFMAENLNYADSVANPNLLGSSWCPLNNLDSCSKYGRFYTWAAAMNVDPKYNYEEFTGKKGMAMNVEYQGLCPDGWFMYADKWIWSEYVWRLQPVEYCAQKGWRYEGCTNELGFTALPGGYYEDGEFKEVGENFYYWSVQGGGKDTGGRGSLYSKSGDYGIDFGRNINFMVEKTVGAAVRCYQTIPQDPCAEPDNPYCEE
- a CDS encoding deoxyguanosinetriphosphate triphosphohydrolase family protein, whose product is MELFMEWNASVKKQIESRLMEKERSLAEYACKSAAAVRYHEAQEDIRPNFSRDADKIIHSYCYSRYIDKTQAFYLVENDHITHRVLHVQLVAKIARTIGRFLNLNEDLIEAISLGHDVGHTPFGHDGERIVSKFLQERGEGIFEHNVQSFRLFHDLEAHGKGLNLTAQVLDGIICHNGEILKNEYGCNRSKTPEKLLEEYRNSLSGTLKSKEMVPMTLEGCVMRISDVIAYVGRDIEDAIILKLVKREDIPQEITKVLGSKNSEIVNTLITDLVNNSLDKETLVFSPEVFDALNQLKNWNYKNIYLNPKKSTQDEKIKMMFRTVLEECLDELQSGVKKATGINHWCESLGEKYKETTPLPRIVADYVSGMTDDYLMNAYKEIVMPKSFGVSFGEK
- a CDS encoding nucleobase:cation symporter-2 family protein, which codes for MKTSDNIYQLDGRVPLLQAIPFGLQHVLAMFVSNITPIIILANVVGIEKGLTASLIQNCMIIASIGTLIQLYPVWKIGSRLPIVMGISFTFLSVSISIGVSQGMGTLMGAVIVGGIVEGLLGLCAKYWLKLIPHIVAATVVTSIGFSLLPIGANSFAGGQGAADFGSAQNWIVGSVTLLTCLLTQVFAKGFLRSLSVLVGLIVGYILALCMGMVDFSGITNNGFFALPKFLPFTPEFNLGAILSVIAIYLVSATETVGDSSALCSGALKRQIHKVEMGGAISCDGFVSSISGLFGCTPITSFSQNVGLASLSGVVNRFAIATSAGIMLLGGLFPPVGTLLTTIPQAVLGGCTIMMFGSILFAGFGMISKSGFSQRNMIIVSLSLSTGLGFTSASQMFKIFPQIIQTIFAENCVAVVFILAVVLNLVLPKDKEEKAAEAK